One genomic window of Bacillus mycoides includes the following:
- the uvrB gene encoding excinuclease ABC subunit B has protein sequence MEHPFEIISEYSPQGDQPGAIEKLVEGINSGKKKQVLLGATGTGKTFTISNVIKEVQKPTLVMAHNKTLAGQLYSELKDFFPNNSVEYFVSYYDYYQPEAYVPHTDTFIEKDAQINDEIDKLRHSATSSLFERDDVIIVASVSCIYGLGSPEEYRELVVSLRVGMEKDRNQLLRELVDVQYGRNDIDFKRGTFRVRGDVVEIFPASLDEHCIRIEFFGDEIDRIREVNALTGEVLAERDHVAIFPASHFVTREEKLKVAIENIEKELEERLKELNDNGKLLEAQRIEQRTRYDLEMMREMGFCSGIENYSRHLTLRPAGSTPYTLLDYFPEDFLIVMDESHVSVPQVRAMYNGDQARKQVLVDHGFRLPSALDNRPLTFDEFEEKTNQVIYVSATPGPYELEQSPKAIEQIIRPTGLLDPPIDIRPIEGQIDDLLGEIHDRIAKNERVLITTLTKKMSEDLTDYLKDVGIKVNYLHSEIKTLERIEIIRDLRLGKFDVLVGINLLREGLDIPEVSLVAILDADKEGFLRSERSLIQTIGRAARNENGRVIMYADRITRSMGIAIEETQRRRSIQEAYNKEHGITPKTIQKGVRDVIRATTAAEDTETYEAAPAKKMTKKERENTIAKMEAEMKEAAKALDFERAAELRDLLLELKAEG, from the coding sequence TTGGAACATCCATTTGAAATTATCTCAGAGTATTCCCCGCAAGGTGATCAGCCGGGAGCGATAGAGAAGCTTGTAGAGGGAATTAATAGTGGTAAGAAAAAGCAAGTGTTGCTTGGAGCGACAGGAACGGGTAAGACATTTACGATTTCAAATGTCATTAAAGAAGTGCAGAAGCCAACACTTGTAATGGCTCATAATAAAACGTTAGCAGGACAGTTATATAGTGAGCTGAAAGATTTCTTTCCTAACAATTCTGTGGAGTATTTTGTTAGTTATTACGATTATTATCAGCCGGAAGCGTACGTACCACATACGGATACGTTTATTGAAAAAGATGCGCAAATTAACGATGAAATTGATAAATTACGTCACTCGGCAACGTCTTCCTTATTTGAACGAGATGATGTTATTATCGTTGCGAGTGTGTCATGCATATACGGTTTAGGTTCTCCGGAAGAATACCGCGAGTTAGTTGTTTCACTTCGAGTTGGTATGGAAAAGGATCGTAATCAATTGCTTCGTGAACTTGTTGATGTACAGTATGGACGTAATGATATTGATTTCAAGCGTGGTACATTCCGTGTGCGCGGAGATGTAGTTGAGATCTTTCCGGCATCACTTGACGAGCATTGTATTCGAATTGAATTTTTCGGGGATGAAATAGATCGTATTCGAGAAGTAAATGCATTAACGGGTGAAGTATTAGCAGAACGTGATCATGTAGCAATCTTCCCGGCATCTCACTTCGTTACACGTGAAGAAAAGCTGAAGGTCGCTATTGAAAATATTGAAAAAGAATTAGAAGAGCGTTTAAAAGAATTAAATGATAACGGTAAATTGTTAGAAGCGCAGCGCATAGAACAGCGAACGCGTTATGATTTAGAAATGATGCGCGAGATGGGCTTTTGCTCAGGAATCGAAAACTATTCCCGTCATTTAACACTTCGTCCAGCAGGTTCAACGCCGTATACGCTTTTAGATTATTTTCCAGAGGATTTCTTAATTGTTATGGATGAGTCACACGTATCGGTTCCGCAAGTAAGAGCGATGTATAACGGGGACCAAGCACGTAAGCAAGTGCTTGTTGATCATGGATTCCGTCTGCCATCAGCTTTAGATAATAGACCGCTCACGTTTGATGAGTTTGAAGAGAAAACGAATCAAGTTATTTACGTTTCGGCAACGCCAGGACCGTACGAGTTAGAGCAGTCACCGAAAGCAATAGAACAAATTATTCGTCCAACAGGGCTTTTAGATCCACCAATTGATATACGACCAATTGAAGGACAAATAGATGATTTATTAGGAGAAATCCATGACCGGATTGCGAAAAATGAACGTGTATTAATTACGACTTTAACGAAAAAAATGTCAGAGGATTTAACGGATTACTTAAAAGATGTAGGAATTAAAGTGAATTATCTTCACTCTGAAATTAAAACGTTAGAACGTATTGAAATTATTCGTGATCTTCGCCTTGGTAAGTTTGATGTACTTGTCGGTATTAACTTATTACGAGAAGGATTAGATATTCCAGAAGTATCACTTGTAGCTATTTTAGATGCTGATAAGGAAGGGTTCCTACGGTCAGAGCGTTCATTAATTCAAACAATTGGTCGTGCGGCACGTAATGAAAACGGCCGCGTTATTATGTACGCAGATCGCATAACGAGATCAATGGGAATTGCAATTGAAGAAACACAGCGTCGTCGTAGTATACAAGAAGCTTACAATAAAGAGCATGGTATTACGCCGAAGACGATTCAAAAAGGCGTTCGTGACGTTATTCGTGCGACAACAGCAGCTGAGGATACGGAAACATATGAAGCAGCACCAGCTAAGAAGATGACGAAAAAAGAACGTGAAAATACAATTGCGAAGATGGAAGCAGAGATGAAAGAAGCAGCAAAGGCGTTAGATTTCGAGCGTGCAGCTGAATTAAGAGATTTACTACTAGAATTAAAAGCGGAAGGGTGA